TCGTCAGGTTTCGTTTTCGCCCTTCCTCGTTTATTTTCTGCTCTCTGCCTTGTTATTCGCACTTCTGGTTTTGCTTTTCGGTTCTTGGTTTTAGCCAATCGTTTTCTGGGTCTATTTGtcttctccttatttttttggagtttcTGGGACATAAATGGAGTTATAATTTTCTGGGTTTGTTACcgatcaaataataataataataataattttctgggTTTCCATTCAAAGACCCAAGTGCATGCACTGATTGTCATTGAATTTTCGTTTCGATCTTAAGATGCcgtaatttttgtatttttttttgtttttaagttctGGATTTCAGAAGCTCCCTAATCCTTAAGTTTGACCGGTGAGTTCGTTCGGTAATTTCCTCCTCTAGATCTGAGGTTCGCTTTAGTTATGTTATATGGCGTAATGTGTCTTAATTACAGAACTTGTTTTGGTTTGTCTATCACAATGATGGGGTAGGATCGAACTACTGAGTTTGCTTTGTTtgccgatcaaaaaaaaaaaagagtttgctTTGTTTGCCAGGTTTAGAAGTAGATTTAGGTTCTTCGCCATATGTTTGCGTTTACAGTGAAGAAGTTGAAATTGATTCAATCTCTCTATTATTTATGTACATCATCGTGTTGAAAAATTGTCCGTCTACCGTTCCTGCTTTGACCGGTTGGCAGATCATTCATTTGCTTGTGTTTTTAGATCGTCCTTGGAGCCACATTTATTCAATTCAACGAGGTAGCgactgggaaaaaaaaaagaaaaaaaaaacattaaacttGATCAATATCTCCTGCTTCCGCAATAAATTAACATTGCATTTCGATATAATCTTATCTCCTGCCTAACTCTTTTGCTAATACCTTTCATACAGGGAAGCAAGCCACCCCTTGGCGAGATTGCAGGCACTTCAACAAACCTCAGTGCATGTTCCTCGCTTCAACCAAGCCCACAGTCCTCAAATTTTGCGAGTCCTATACCATCCTATCATGCCAGCCCATCATCGTCCTCCTTCCCAAGCCCTACACGCTTTGATGCAAACCCCTCTACATATCTCCTCCCGTTCCTTCGCAACATTGCCTCCATCCCCACGAATCTCGCTCCTCTTAGAATATCTAATAGTGCACCAGTAACACCACCTCTTTCATCGCCAACCTCTAGAGGTTCAAAGCGAAAACCTGACTGGGAATCCCTTTGCAATGGCTCCCAAAACTCCTTCCACCAACCTCTCTTTGCTGCCTCTGCCCCTGCAAGCCCAACACGGCGCCACCATATTATGCCTGCCACAATACCAGAATGCGACGAGTCCGATGCATCCACAGTGGACTCAGGTCGCTGGGTCAGTTTCCAGACAGTTGCACATCTAGCACCTCCTCTTTCACCAACGTTTAATTTAATGAAACCAGGGGCCCAACAGGGTTCTTTCCAAGATGGTGTTGATGGACATAGGGGCCTAGACTGGGGGGCTGCAGCGGAGAGGGGAAGAGGCTCAGAGTTTGAGTTTGAGAGTGGCAGAGTGAAGCCATGGGAGGGTGAGAGAATCCATGAAGTAGGAGTGGATGATCTGGAGCTTACATTAGGGAGTGGGAAGACCCATGGTTAAGCATCCTGTTGATGACAAGGCATGATAATGTATAGAAGGAAGGAAGATTTCGCCTTGTATGTTGGTTTAATTGTGCATTCTCCACTATACATGGTTTTCTTTGCCGGGATGTGTGGCATTGCTTGGTATCTTTTGTGACTTCTGCCACTGTAGGGAGACTTGCATTTGACAGTGGTGCACCCTATCCTTTCTTCATGTGTACAGTTCTCTCCCTATGAGCCATTGCAGAATTGGATATTAATTAGATTCATTTACAAAAAGATCGAATTTCGGACAATCTTTCATTGAAGGAAAGTGTTCCCAGGTTATTATTCATGTGGTGGGAAAGGCTAAAGCGGGTGAACTTGGAGGTCTTCctgttgattatgtttggaGTATCTTCTTCAATTCTTGATTTATTGTAGGAACCTATTTGAATAGACAGTGGGGTTGTCCGAGAATTGTGTTcctttatcatttttgttttatttgggaTTAAAACACAAAGGCAGAGGTTGCTATTGTCTTATTAGCAAACAAATCCATCTGCTTTCTTCCTTCGTTGGGCTAGAATTTTCTATAAGTTCAGGTGAGGTTTTTCAAtcaatttcctttttattacGAGTGAGTAGCCCCTTTGATTGCCTCAAATTTCACACTGGTGCTCGAGATAATTTTCTGTGTTCGTTGCATTCAAAATAGGATATTGAGGTTGATCTGTTTGACTCTCAAGATAAATGTCAGCTTTGTTAAAACATCAGGATATTGTGCTCAAAACACTGGTGCTCAGGTTATCTGTTTGCTTACATTAGGATATCGTGCTCAAGATAAATCTCagctttcttaaaaaaaaagttgatctGTTTGATGCATAAGAGGATATTAGGGTTGAGCTTGTCTCTAAACACGGAAGCATAAAATGAGAAACTTTCAGATTTCTATTTTCCTCGATGGACAAAACCACTCACCATCTTCTTaacttatcattttattattttctaacgCATCATCAAATGATTGGTAGATAAGTGAAAATTAACAAATagttttaaatcattttatctcgCCTTAAAGGATGATGATATGACGATGATTTATGATTGAAGCATTACTCTTCCTCTAATAAGATCATTTGTGAGTGTTTCTTTTCCACTTGCACGTGATGCCCCAGGTTTGTTGCCTTTTTCTGGGTCAAAATAAGCATCTCCGAACAAAACTAGAGGACCCTACCCATgtgatatgtgtttgaatgtgaGCATGTGAACTATGCCATAGGGATGCTACCTGTACCCCGGGGGCCACCCTGGTCCCGCCCCTCCCCCCGCATGGGTGGGGAGACAATTTGGGCTCCTGAATCCTGGCACTGCCTCCCATAGGCGGGTGTCCTTGTTTGGATGTCGGAGGACGGATTGGCACCCACGGCAGT
Above is a genomic segment from Juglans microcarpa x Juglans regia isolate MS1-56 chromosome 1D, Jm3101_v1.0, whole genome shotgun sequence containing:
- the LOC121264960 gene encoding BES1/BZR1 homolog protein 2, with product MAGGGSSGRLPTWKERENNKRRERRRRAIAAKIYSGLRAQGNYKLPKHCDNNEVLKALCAEAGWIVEDDGTTYRQGSKPPLGEIAGTSTNLSACSSLQPSPQSSNFASPIPSYHASPSSSSFPSPTRFDANPSTYLLPFLRNIASIPTNLAPLRISNSAPVTPPLSSPTSRGSKRKPDWESLCNGSQNSFHQPLFAASAPASPTRRHHIMPATIPECDESDASTVDSGRWVSFQTVAHLAPPLSPTFNLMKPGAQQGSFQDGVDGHRGLDWGAAAERGRGSEFEFESGRVKPWEGERIHEVGVDDLELTLGSGKTHG